One region of Ammospiza caudacuta isolate bAmmCau1 chromosome 22, bAmmCau1.pri, whole genome shotgun sequence genomic DNA includes:
- the LOC131567060 gene encoding thrombopoietin receptor-like, translating into MSSTYCRTTYKDGDIVTWRLVQANTWVVLRGLEPGVRHHIQLCSKPDGTSMDGVWGPWSQALAAETPHSSGDIGLCCRTPYLRHERCEWSWDPAEPHSSHQLLYRPPLSGAGTREDAWQQCEEVSRGAQGTYACTFQPKAGSAISVLVNVTRTHMLPTLSYFKEPFWLHQAAMLTDAPQLVQATVSQGRLSVQRLPPLELPAEQLDYQVRYAMEKSHDWKVLQVPRAARKEVLDLRPGSRYPAQVRAQPSGPWYRGSWSAGTKPVVVDAVADAGKGQGWRGARGRGLRGAQRWWLWERLQFRHSSADAGWLSPSVTVVPLLFSAALLGLCCTFPSLYSNMKPKLRPPIPELHRALGSFLQESSKHGQASHAFEKQPPEETVLPCLLEVLPGPPPEHSGGRLSSTDMANQSYLLMGGWEPLGAAGSHDRHHPAINSCSPRAPAWSLLWRRAPGADRPALARMPRPGPASGYAPSLHARSAPPRPAAQPIALRRAAVAGQCAAVGCEAAQRGPVRPPFEMLRGGRAAAAPRR; encoded by the exons aggctggtccaGGCCAACACTTGGGTGGTGCTCCGGGGCCTGGAGCCAGGGGTGAGGCACCAcatccagctgtgcagcaagCCCGACGGTACCTCCATGGACGGCGTCTGGGGGCCCTGGTcacaggctctggctgcagagaccccccactcctccg gagacatcgggctgtgctgcagaaccccTTACCTGCGGCACGAGCGCTGCGAGtggagctgggaccctgcagagccccacagctcccaccagctcctctacCGGCCACCTCTGAGCGGGGCTGGCACAAG GGAAGATGCATGGCAACAGTGCGAGGAGGTaagcaggggggcacagggcacctatGCCTGCACTTtccagcccaaggctggcagtgccatctctgTCCTGGTGAATGTCACCAGGACCCACATGCTGCCCACACTCAGCTACTTCAAGGAGCCCTTTTggctgcaccaggctg CAATGCTCACAGATGCCCCACAGCTTGTGCAGGCAACAGTGTCGCAGGGCCGGCTGAGCGTGCAGCGGCTGccgcccctggagctgcctgcagagcagctggactaCCAGGTCCGCTATGCCATGGAGAAAAGCCATGACTGGAAG GTCCTGCAGGTTCCGCGAGCAGCGAGGAAAGAGGTCCTGGACCTGCGGCCAGGCTCCCGCTACCCCGCGCAGGTGCGGGCCCAACCCAGCGGGCCGTGGTACCGGGGCAGCTGGAGCGCCGGGACCAAACCCGTTGTGGTTGATGCCGTGGCCGATGCgggtaaggggcagggctggag gggggcacggggcagggggctgcgaggggctcagagatggtggctctgggaaaggctACAGTTCCGGCATTCCTCCGCCGATGCAGGCTGGCTCAGCCCCAGTGTTACGGTGGTGccgctgctcttctcagcagcgctcctggggctgtgttgcaccttcccctccctctacaG CAACATGAAGCCGAAACTCCGGCCGCCCATTCCTGAGCTGCACcgtgctctgggcagcttcctccaggaaagcagcaagcacGGCCAGGCCA GCCATGCCTTCGAAAAGCAGCCGCCAGAGGAGaccgtcctgccctgcctgctggaggtgctgcccggCCCGCCGCCGGAGCACTCTGGGGGCCGCCTGTCCAGCACCGACATGGCCAACCAGTCCTACCTGCTCATGGGCGGCTGGGAGCCGCTGGGAGCCGCGGGCAGCCACGACCGCCACCACCCCGCCATAAACTCCTGttccccccgagcccccgccTGGTCCCTCCTGTGGCGCCGCGCCCCCGGCGCGGATCGCCCCGCCTTAGCAAGAATGCCCCGCCCTGGTCCCGCCTCCGGGTACGCCCCCTCACTTCACGCGCGGAGCGCTCCGCCCCGTCCCGCGGCTCAGCCAATCGCGTTGCGTCGCGCGGCCGTCGCCGGGCAGTGCGCGGCCGTTGGGTGTGAAGCGGCCCAGCGGGGCCCCGTCCGCCCGCCGTTTGAAATGCTGCGGGGCgggcgagcggcggcggcgccgcggaGGTGA